A DNA window from Chlamydia felis Fe/C-56 contains the following coding sequences:
- a CDS encoding CTP synthase produces the protein MSFKCIFLTGGVVSSLGKGLTAASLALLLERQSLKVSMLKLDPYLNVDPGTMNPYEHGEVYVTNDGIETDLDLGHYHRFSSVKLSKYSTATSGQIYARVIKKEREGVYLGSTVQVIPHITNEIIEVILECARENQPDVLIVEIGGTVGDIESLPFLEAIRQFRYEHAENCFSIHMTYVPYLKAAGEVKTKPTQHSVQSLRSIGIIPDAILCRSESSLSPDVKKKISLFCNVPNNAVFNVVDIEHSIYEMPLMLSQENISTFITEKLGLFTKQEDLSDWKTLVERLRNPSLDKVRIGLVGKYVQHKDAYKSVFEALTHAALSLNSSVEILPLDSEDPHFLETLEQCDGCLVPGGFGSRGWEGKITAAKLCRERGIPYFGICLGMQVLVVEYARNVLRLEKANSTEMDAETPDPVICMMDGQASLVATGGTMRLGAYPCLISPGTKVHEAYGESEVMERHRHRYEVNFDYVQQFKDFGLNVVGTCPQQGLCEIVEIENHPWMIGVQFHPEFLSKLIAPHPLFVGFIQAAILYSRNKSYVQA, from the coding sequence ATGTCATTCAAGTGCATCTTTTTAACAGGAGGAGTCGTTTCCTCCCTGGGCAAAGGGTTAACCGCAGCCTCTTTAGCTTTATTGCTAGAGCGTCAAAGCCTTAAAGTTTCTATGTTAAAACTAGATCCCTATCTTAATGTCGATCCAGGAACTATGAATCCTTACGAACACGGTGAGGTTTATGTTACTAACGACGGAATAGAGACGGATCTAGATCTTGGTCACTATCATCGGTTTTCTTCAGTAAAACTATCTAAATATTCTACAGCAACTTCTGGGCAAATCTATGCTCGAGTAATTAAGAAAGAACGCGAGGGGGTTTATTTAGGAAGCACAGTTCAAGTTATCCCCCATATTACCAATGAAATTATTGAAGTTATTTTAGAGTGTGCTAGAGAAAATCAGCCCGATGTATTAATTGTAGAGATCGGTGGTACTGTTGGAGATATAGAATCACTACCCTTTCTTGAGGCTATCCGGCAATTTCGTTACGAACACGCTGAAAACTGCTTCAGCATCCATATGACCTATGTACCCTATTTAAAAGCTGCAGGGGAGGTAAAGACCAAACCCACGCAACACTCTGTTCAAAGCTTGCGAAGTATTGGGATTATTCCCGATGCTATCCTTTGCAGGTCTGAGTCATCTTTAAGCCCCGATGTAAAAAAGAAAATCAGTTTATTTTGTAATGTTCCTAATAATGCAGTGTTTAATGTTGTTGATATTGAACATTCAATATATGAAATGCCCTTGATGTTGTCTCAAGAAAACATTTCTACATTTATTACAGAAAAATTAGGACTATTTACAAAGCAAGAAGACCTAAGTGACTGGAAGACCTTAGTAGAACGCTTACGCAACCCTTCTCTTGATAAGGTGCGCATAGGCTTGGTAGGTAAATACGTTCAGCATAAAGATGCGTATAAATCTGTTTTTGAAGCACTTACCCACGCAGCGCTAAGCTTAAATAGCTCTGTAGAAATTCTACCCTTAGATTCTGAAGATCCTCATTTTCTTGAAACTCTAGAGCAATGCGACGGTTGCTTAGTTCCTGGAGGTTTCGGATCTCGAGGTTGGGAAGGAAAAATTACCGCAGCAAAGCTCTGCAGAGAAAGAGGAATTCCTTATTTTGGCATCTGCTTGGGTATGCAAGTTCTTGTAGTTGAATATGCCCGCAATGTATTGCGCTTAGAAAAAGCCAATTCCACAGAAATGGATGCAGAGACACCTGATCCCGTTATCTGCATGATGGATGGCCAGGCCTCTCTAGTCGCTACGGGAGGAACAATGCGCCTTGGAGCTTATCCTTGCCTAATATCTCCAGGAACCAAAGTGCATGAAGCATATGGAGAATCTGAGGTTATGGAACGCCACCGTCACCGCTATGAGGTGAATTTTGACTATGTTCAGCAATTCAAAGATTTCGGTTTGAATGTTGTCGGAACATGCCCTCAACAAGGTCTGTGCGAAATCGTAGAAATCGAAAATCATCCCTGGATGATAGGTGTACAGTTCCATCCAGAGTTTCTTTCAAAATTGATAGCTCCCCATCCATTATTTGTAGGCTTTA
- the kdsB gene encoding 3-deoxy-manno-octulosonate cytidylyltransferase, whose protein sequence is MEEQVFASKKVGVLPARWGSVRFTGKPLANILGKSLIQRTYENISQSTTLDKVVVATDNQRIMDHVLDFGGDCVMTSPECANGTERTAEAISRYFPEAEIIVNIQGDEPCLQHTVVDTLVRKLEESPEIQVVTPAAKTTDSHEILTNQKVKCVFDKNGKALYFSRSPIPHILKKETPIYLHIGVYAFRRNALFSYIESTPTSLSQAEDLEQLRILEHGGSIHICVVEAKSPSVDYPEDINKVEKYLTCHSSASF, encoded by the coding sequence ATGGAAGAACAAGTATTTGCTAGTAAGAAAGTTGGAGTTTTACCAGCAAGATGGGGTAGCGTCAGATTCACTGGAAAGCCCCTAGCAAACATCCTTGGAAAGTCTTTGATACAAAGAACTTACGAGAACATTAGTCAAAGCACAACGCTGGATAAGGTTGTTGTAGCCACTGATAATCAACGCATTATGGACCATGTTTTAGACTTTGGCGGTGATTGCGTGATGACCAGCCCGGAGTGTGCTAACGGCACAGAGCGGACAGCAGAAGCTATATCGCGTTACTTTCCAGAAGCCGAGATCATTGTAAATATTCAAGGGGATGAGCCCTGCTTACAACACACCGTTGTCGATACTCTTGTCCGCAAACTTGAAGAATCCCCAGAGATTCAAGTGGTTACTCCAGCTGCCAAGACCACAGACTCTCATGAAATCTTAACTAATCAAAAAGTGAAATGTGTTTTCGATAAAAATGGAAAGGCTTTATATTTTAGCAGAAGTCCTATTCCACACATCTTGAAGAAAGAGACTCCAATATATCTTCATATTGGTGTGTATGCGTTTAGAAGGAATGCACTGTTTAGTTACATTGAATCTACCCCAACATCCTTAAGCCAAGCCGAAGATCTTGAGCAACTACGCATACTAGAACATGGTGGATCTATCCATATATGTGTAGTGGAAGCTAAAAGTCCTTCAGTTGATTATCCAGAAGACATAAATAAGGTGGAAAAATACTTAACATGTCATTCAAGTGCATCTTTTTAA
- a CDS encoding 5'-methylthioadenosine nucleosidase yields the protein MVPRVFFTAFFFLFLKAEAEDIFSEKNAPLSRIGIIFSLPEISKSSDAECPIPWFANSKKTVEGRRTYYSGDYFGKYLVMSSFWPNKVSAAVISCNMILKHRVELILIIGTCYSRSESGRFGNVLISNGYVNYDSDVRPFFKRFEIPDINQCIFSTSEAYREAAKIGGGQFLNTHKKVIEDLLKIHGYLKPTTSTEHGLTEGIIATGEAFTMSKNYFLSLQKVHSEIQGFDSAGGAVAQVCYEFNVPCLGINILIPHPLESSSNESWLQLQSETSKFYMDSLLKSVLKEICLTH from the coding sequence ATGGTTCCTCGCGTTTTTTTTACCGCCTTTTTTTTCTTATTTTTAAAAGCAGAAGCTGAGGATATTTTCAGTGAAAAAAACGCTCCTTTATCTCGCATAGGAATTATTTTTTCTCTTCCCGAAATTTCTAAATCTTCAGATGCAGAGTGCCCCATACCTTGGTTTGCCAACAGCAAAAAGACTGTGGAGGGGAGAAGAACATATTATTCCGGAGATTATTTCGGGAAATATCTAGTTATGTCTTCTTTTTGGCCTAATAAGGTCTCTGCGGCTGTAATTAGCTGTAACATGATTCTCAAGCATCGTGTGGAGCTTATTTTAATCATAGGTACATGCTATTCACGTTCAGAAAGTGGTCGTTTTGGAAACGTACTGATTTCCAATGGTTATGTGAATTATGATTCTGATGTGCGTCCTTTTTTCAAAAGATTCGAAATCCCCGATATCAATCAATGTATTTTTTCTACAAGCGAAGCGTATAGGGAGGCTGCGAAGATTGGGGGAGGGCAATTTCTTAATACTCATAAAAAAGTTATTGAGGATTTATTAAAAATTCATGGCTATTTGAAACCTACGACCTCTACAGAACATGGTCTTACGGAGGGCATCATTGCTACCGGCGAGGCCTTTACAATGTCTAAAAATTACTTTCTTTCTCTTCAAAAAGTTCATTCCGAAATTCAAGGATTTGATAGTGCTGGGGGAGCTGTTGCTCAGGTATGTTATGAATTTAACGTTCCCTGTTTGGGAATAAATATTCTTATTCCTCATCCTTTGGAGTCTTCGAGTAATGAGTCTTGGCTACAGCTTCAAAGTGAAACTAGCAAGTTTTACATGGATTCTCTCTTAAAAAGTGTCCTCAAAGAAATCTGTTTAACCCATTGA
- a CDS encoding ATP-binding cassette domain-containing protein: MLEVKNLSYSYSDKLILKKASFTSYPGRISIILGVSGIGKTTLFRLIASFLSPDGGEILWQGQPIQQTDVAYMQQKQTLLPWRTVLKNIYLSSELGIKSKRFSIFPEKLSEVVESFNIGDLLDCYPDELSEGQKQRVSLACQCLSPKPIVLLDEPFSSLDITTKELLYKYILRLARQENKTVVLVTHDFRDVAFLGDAFYVLKNLELVPVFFNDTMRSSGNVHMLIEDIRECLLT, from the coding sequence ATGTTAGAAGTCAAAAATCTTAGTTATTCTTATTCGGACAAATTAATATTAAAAAAGGCTTCTTTCACGTCTTATCCGGGAAGGATCTCTATTATCTTAGGTGTATCTGGGATAGGGAAAACTACATTATTTCGTTTAATTGCGAGTTTCTTATCTCCTGATGGAGGAGAAATTTTATGGCAGGGTCAGCCTATTCAGCAAACAGATGTAGCCTATATGCAGCAAAAGCAAACTCTACTGCCGTGGAGAACTGTGCTGAAAAATATTTACCTCAGTTCTGAATTAGGAATTAAAAGTAAGCGCTTTTCTATATTTCCCGAGAAGTTAAGTGAGGTAGTAGAGAGCTTTAATATAGGGGATTTATTAGATTGTTATCCCGATGAGCTTTCTGAAGGACAAAAACAGAGGGTATCTCTGGCTTGCCAGTGTCTCTCCCCAAAACCTATAGTGCTTTTAGATGAGCCATTTTCTTCTTTAGATATTACGACTAAAGAACTGTTATATAAGTACATTTTGCGATTGGCAAGACAAGAAAATAAAACTGTTGTACTTGTTACTCATGATTTTCGAGATGTAGCTTTTCTTGGAGATGCGTTTTATGTACTTAAAAATCTTGAGCTCGTTCCTGTATTTTTTAATGACACCATGCGTTCTTCCGGTAATGTCCATATGCTTATAGAGGATATCCGGGAGTGTCTTTTAACATGA
- a CDS encoding SPW repeat domain-containing protein has protein sequence MDKEALENIYKHFRYRFFKLSILPAFLGLLLIFTPNTLNYQEPSIILSDRICGSLLIILALASFYKRSVLWFGVFVGIWVTLFSCFPERSSLVFANDTLIGFAIFAVVCIPPTRPEALEVGPTLPEGISYNPSSGGRRAAVLLLSLISWIQSRYLTASALGLSKTAFEGDFFVYASMMTAYSLLIVLSLSGGERRWHTRPKIVIATAITLLFTIVLTLIPIVLKQLSLDCWICLSQTIQPALAFVFAYDELRATFIYLSQFIGKKRELIRMSFFGSEYYRDSLFWEERTVLPFIKACKQAFQGISFPINLLIAVCVAIGFIKISDELAIADTLRNYINICCWFIIVLSILSFAESLRRLRWLCLIFSVAILLSPVFFHIPLHSPILIPTIITGITLIVLSIGKLTPKK, from the coding sequence ATGGACAAAGAAGCCCTAGAAAATATTTATAAGCACTTCCGTTATCGTTTTTTTAAATTAAGTATTCTTCCTGCTTTCTTAGGATTGCTGCTAATATTTACTCCTAACACACTGAACTATCAAGAACCTAGTATTATTCTCTCAGATAGAATCTGTGGCAGCCTGCTGATTATCTTAGCCCTGGCATCTTTTTATAAGCGCTCTGTTCTTTGGTTCGGAGTGTTCGTAGGTATCTGGGTCACCCTGTTCTCCTGTTTTCCAGAACGTTCTTCTCTTGTTTTCGCTAATGATACACTCATAGGCTTTGCTATTTTTGCTGTTGTTTGTATCCCCCCTACGCGTCCGGAAGCCTTAGAAGTCGGCCCCACCCTTCCAGAAGGCATTTCCTATAACCCTTCATCAGGAGGACGCCGCGCCGCTGTTTTATTATTAAGTTTAATATCTTGGATACAATCTCGTTATTTAACAGCATCTGCTTTAGGTCTTTCTAAAACAGCTTTCGAAGGAGATTTCTTTGTTTATGCATCCATGATGACCGCATACTCCCTACTTATCGTATTGTCTTTATCAGGAGGAGAACGTCGTTGGCATACACGACCAAAAATCGTAATAGCAACAGCAATTACATTACTATTTACCATTGTCCTTACCCTAATACCCATCGTGTTAAAACAACTTAGCCTGGATTGCTGGATATGCTTATCCCAAACAATACAACCCGCTTTAGCTTTTGTTTTTGCTTATGACGAACTCAGGGCTACTTTTATTTACTTATCACAGTTTATTGGGAAAAAACGCGAACTGATTCGCATGTCGTTTTTTGGATCAGAATACTACAGAGATTCTCTATTTTGGGAAGAACGCACAGTACTTCCTTTTATAAAAGCATGCAAACAAGCTTTTCAGGGAATATCCTTCCCTATTAATCTTTTAATTGCTGTATGCGTAGCTATAGGATTTATCAAAATTAGCGATGAGTTAGCGATCGCAGATACACTAAGAAACTATATCAATATTTGTTGCTGGTTCATTATTGTATTATCCATCCTATCTTTTGCTGAGAGCCTTCGCCGTTTAAGATGGTTATGTTTGATTTTTTCAGTAGCGATCCTACTTTCCCCAGTTTTTTTCCATATTCCCCTACACTCTCCTATACTCATTCCCACAATAATCACGGGAATAACGTTGATTGTCCTATCCATAGGGAAACTAACCCCTAAGAAATAG
- a CDS encoding thioredoxin domain-containing protein — MIYKKQTLLPPKAHIPTNAKHFPTLGNPYAPINITVFEEPSCSACAEFSSEVFPLLKEHYIDTGEVSFTLIPVCFIRGSMPAAQALLCVYHHDPRQPDIEAYIEYFHRLLNYPKEEGKRWATPEVLTKLTENLKTHSGRTINPKGLIQCVDSQQYEEQIKKNNIYGSRVLGGQLATPTAVVGDYLIEDPTFDELERVIKQIRHLQAAEENDD, encoded by the coding sequence ATGATATACAAAAAGCAAACGCTATTGCCTCCGAAAGCTCATATCCCTACTAATGCCAAGCATTTTCCAACTCTTGGCAATCCTTATGCACCGATTAATATTACAGTTTTTGAAGAGCCCTCTTGTTCTGCATGTGCAGAATTTAGCTCAGAGGTTTTCCCATTATTAAAGGAGCACTATATTGATACTGGTGAGGTGTCGTTTACATTAATCCCGGTATGCTTTATTCGGGGATCGATGCCAGCGGCTCAGGCATTGCTTTGTGTATATCATCACGATCCTCGGCAGCCTGATATAGAAGCATATATAGAATATTTCCATCGCTTACTTAATTATCCTAAAGAGGAAGGAAAACGTTGGGCAACCCCTGAGGTATTAACTAAGCTTACTGAGAACTTGAAAACGCATTCTGGCCGCACTATCAATCCTAAGGGATTAATACAGTGTGTAGATTCCCAACAGTATGAAGAGCAAATTAAGAAGAATAATATTTATGGTTCTCGCGTTCTTGGAGGGCAATTAGCAACTCCGACAGCTGTTGTTGGAGATTATCTTATAGAAGATCCTACGTTTGATGAATTAGAGCGTGTGATTAAACAAATCCGCCATTTACAAGCTGCAGAGGAAAACGATGATTAG
- a CDS encoding disulfide bond formation protein B, whose protein sequence is MIRFIRNYALYFAWLICCTGTVMSIYYSYLLNVEPCVLCHYQRIFLFPLSIILGIATYREDSLVKIYALPLSIMGMLTAVYQICLQEISGMTIDICGRVSCSTKLFVFGFITLPMASAFAFCTISCLLILSRSKRK, encoded by the coding sequence ATGATTAGATTCATTCGTAATTATGCTTTATATTTTGCATGGCTGATTTGTTGTACAGGCACTGTGATGAGTATTTATTACAGTTACCTATTAAACGTAGAGCCTTGTGTTTTGTGCCATTATCAAAGGATTTTCTTATTTCCTTTATCGATTATCCTGGGAATTGCCACATATCGTGAGGATAGTTTGGTAAAAATTTATGCCTTGCCGTTATCTATTATGGGTATGTTAACCGCTGTTTATCAGATTTGCCTTCAAGAAATTTCCGGAATGACGATAGACATTTGTGGTCGAGTATCTTGCTCAACAAAGCTATTTGTTTTTGGATTTATTACCCTGCCTATGGCATCAGCATTTGCATTTTGTACTATTTCTTGCTTATTGATTTTATCCAGAAGTAAGAGAAAATAA